A single Anopheles maculipalpis chromosome 3RL, idAnoMacuDA_375_x, whole genome shotgun sequence DNA region contains:
- the LOC126562312 gene encoding 2-aminoadipate transaminase, whose translation MDGGKAVQRREVPMNHLFDGGELNVYDQKIANLSAGAPGPDLLGKSAETFRQATEERVKYELNNSSFLFQYGPTIGTTEFRKTLASFLADGYRSEVHMSDLVQTSGATNGLHLILSTLVDLTGVIFVDEYTYMIALETIAQFNTMKIVPVPLDEDGPNVASLQALIAQHRFEATKGKLFWGVYYTIPTFHNPTGIVFSEEKCQQLIKLARESDILIACDDVYNLLHYDNPAAPPPKRLFAYDIADLGRVDGWAGNVISNGSFSKILSPGIRLGWMECPPRCVEAFRNSGVLKSGGAANNYTGGVVSTLIQMGLAQQQLEHYSNNYTMRLNAMAETLDEHLPKECSFRKPKGGYFVWIRFPAHIDCAEFNRYCLEKYNVSAIPGIRFSITGEARHFIRLTFAFHEPDYLRRSVRTFCQAAKDYLAIASTP comes from the exons ATGGATGGTGGAAAAGCCGTACAGCGTCGGGAAGTTCCGATGAACCACCTGTTCGATGGTGGTGAACTGAACGTGTACGATCAAAAGATTGCCAATCTGTCGGCAGGTGCACCCGGGCCGGATCTGCTCGGGAAGAGCGCTGAAACGTTCCGGCAGGCAACGGAAGAGCGGGTT AAATATGAGCTTAACAACTCTTCCTTCCTCTTCCAATATGGTCCCACTATTGGAACGACGGAATTTCGTAAAACCCTTGCCTCGTTTCTAGCCGATGGATATCGTAGCGAGGTACACAT GTCCGATCTGGTTCAAACCAGTGGCGCAACGAACGGGCTCCATCTGATACTCTCCACCCTAGTGGATTTGACTGGTGTAATATTCGTTGACGAATACACGTACATGATAGCGCTGGAAACCATCGCCCAGTTTAACACAATGAAAATAGTTCCAG TGCCCCTTGATGAGGATGGTCCCAACGTGGCTTCGCTGCAAGCGCTGATTGCTCAGCACCGGTTCGAGGCGACGAAAGGGAAACTATTTTGGGGCGTTTATTACACGATACCGACGTTTCACAACCCGACCGGGATCGTGTTTTCTGAGG AAAAATGTCAACAGCTGATAAAGCTGGCCCGTGAAAGCGACATCTTGATTGCGTGTGACGACGTGTACAATTTATTGCACTACGATAATCCCGCGGCACCACCGCCGAAGCGCTTGTTTGCCTACGATATTGCCGATCTGGGCCGGGTGGATGGATGGGCCGGGAATGTTATCTCGAACGGATCGTTTTCGAAGATCCTTTCCCCCGGAATTCGGCTAGGATGGATGGAATGTCCTCCGCGGTGTGTTGAAGCATTTCGAAATAG TGGAGTGCTGAAAAGTGGAGGTGCAGCCAACAACTACACTGGCGGTGTAGTGAGCACGCTCATTCAAATGGGCTTGGCTCAGCAACAGCTAGAACACTACAGCAACAACTACACCATGCGACTGAATGCGATGGCCGAAACGTTGGACGAACATCTTCCAAAAGAGTGCAGCTTCCGTAAGCCGAAGGGTGGATACTTCGTCTGGATACGCTTCCCGGCCCATATCGATTGTGCCGAGTTCAATCGGTACTGTTTGGAAAAGTACAACGTGTCCGCCATTCCTGGCATTAGGTTTTCCATTACCGGCGAGGCTCGTCACTTTATACGCCTCACATTTGCGTTTCACGAGCCCGACTATCTGCGCCGCAGTGTGAGAACGTTCTGTCAGGCGGCGAAGGATTATCTTGCGATAGCGTCGACGCCATAA
- the LOC126561986 gene encoding cactin — MWGEQSEKSAPFVWKKKLEKQGLKDISRRELEALNRKTQLENVIELEKIKKRRLEREHQQQQREDDMYLMQRSKEAAQFDEWQRQEETFHLEQAKLRSKIRIQDGRAKPIDLLAQYISEQNLEESIEMQMHEPYTYLNGLSLDDLEDLLVDIKVYNELEKGKNLDFWTDLTIIVDDEIHKLRKVEAEKQRIATGRREGIHQSVAKDVTQIFRGKTAQQLDELKKKIEDKINSQQDGLDIGYWESLLSQLKAHMARARLRDRHQENLRSKLELLKKEQEMQVKKEELSDDEAAGPSGVSSKTGEQADESSMDSTAVQSEPEAGPSKPADNHESDILNECFEMYKKGGYEPKYLQSADLEPGIEIITEDKDEEILDLLRQKVLGINQDEELYSREEMLLRKEARRGMDNDEAEFSVETRVDSQVYLWSDKYRPRKPRYFNRVHTGFEWNKYNQTHYDMDNPPPKIVQGYKFNIFYPDLINKHTTPQYFLTPCSDNGDFATLRFHAGPPYEDIAFKIVNREWEFSYKRGFRCQFQNNIFQLWFHFKRYRYRR; from the coding sequence ATGTGGGGTGAGCAGAGTGAAAAATCCGCCCCCTTCGTGTGGAAAAAGAAACTCGAAAAGCAGGGATTAAAAGACATCTCACGACGCGAGCTAGAGGCACTGAATCGCAAAACACAGCTAGAGAATGTTATCGAGTTGGAAAAGATTAAAAAGCGTCGCCTGGAACGtgaacatcagcagcaacagcgtgAAGATGATATGTACCTTATGCAGCGTTCGAAGGAAGCGGCCCAGTTTGATGAGTGGCAGCGTCAGGAGGAAACGTTCCACCTGGAGCAGGCAAAGCTACGCAGCAAGATCCGCATACAGGATGGGCGTGCTAAGCCGATCGATCTGCTCGCACAGTACATCTCCGAGCAAAACCTGGAGGAATCGATCGAGATGCAGATGCACGAACCGTACACCTACCTGAACGGGTTGAGTTTGGACGATTTGGAAGACTTGCTGGTTGACATCAAAGTGTACAACGAGCTCGAGAAGGGAAAGAATTTGGACTTTTGGACGGATTTAACCATCATCGTTGATGATGAAATTCACAAACTACGCAAGGTGGAAGCGGAAAAACAACGCATTGCAACGGGACGGCGTGAAGGAATTCATCAGAGTGTAGCGAAGGATGTGACACAGATTTTCCGTGGCAAAACTGCACAACAGCTGGACGAGCTCAAGAAGAAAATTGAGGACAAAATCAATAGCCAGCAGGATGGGTTGGATATCGGGTATTGGGAGAGTTTACTTTCCCAGCTCAAGGCACACATGGCTCGGGCACGGCTTCGTGACCGTCATCAGGAGAACCTTCGCAGCAAGCTAGAGCTGCTAAAGAAGGAGCAAGAAATGCAAGTAAAGAAAGAAGAACTATCAGACGATGAAGCAGCGGGCCCATCCGGAGTAAGTAGTAAAACCGGTGAACAGGCTGACGAATCATCTATGGACAGTACAGCGGTTCAATCTGAACCGGAAGCAGGACCAAGTAAACCCGCCGACAATCACGAATCGGACATATTGAACGAATGTTTCGAGATGTACAAAAAAGGTGGCTACGAACCAAAGTATCTACAATCGGCCGATCTCGAACCCGGGATCGAAATCATCACCGAAGATAAGGACGAAGAAATATTGGACCTTTTGCGGCAGAAGGTGTTGGGTATCAATCAAGATGAAGAACTTTACTCTCGGGAGGAGATGTTACTGCGCAAGGAAGCACGCCGCGGTATGGACAATGATGAAGCCGAATTTTCCGTGGAAACGCGTGTCGACTCACAGGTGTACCTGTGGTCGGACAAATATCGACCACGAAAGCCGCGCTACTTCAATCGCGTTCACACCGGGTTCGAGTGGAACAAGTACAACCAGACGCATTACGATATGGACAATCCACCGCCGAAGATTGTACAGGGATACAAGTTTAACATCTTCTATCCGGATCTTATTAACAAGCACACTACACCACAGTACTTCCTGACGCCTTGCTCGGATAATGGAGACTTTGCAACGTTACGGTTCCACGCGGGGCCACCGTATGAAGATATTGCGTTTAAGATCGTAAATCGCGAGTGGGAATTTAGCTACAAACGTGGGTTCCGTTGTCAGTTTCAGAACAATATTTTCCAGCTTTGGTTCCATTTCAAGCGCTACCGGTACCGTCGTTAA
- the LOC126563064 gene encoding uncharacterized protein LOC126563064, which yields MLNLETGEMEYGTVGGYDRDRIYLDKETGEVSSDPTEPAGSRRRRTKFLIPKQYLRNQCGIIARRPPPVPATPSVGCAMMACKQKMIPMMKEEITVGYNRTAHLLFLLPLLFVTPKLFALVISFIEMMLHMWAHRKNSTNGNPNVYYRSPMHVVTRNFCELCRHERLMGRVGKLQDVRMKQMQNYFRKVTRNIA from the exons ATGTTGAACCTCGAAACGGGTGAGATGGAGTACGGCACGGTCGGTGGGTACGACCGGGACCGTATCTATCTCGACAAGGAAACGGGCGAGGTGAGCAGCGATCCCACAGAACCGGCCGGTTCGCGACGGCGGCGCACCAAGTTCCTTATACCGAAGCAGTACCTTCGCAACCAGTGCGGTATCATTGCGCGGCGGCCACCGCCAGTACCGGCGACGCCGAGCGTCGGCTGTGCCATGATGGCGTGCAAGCAAAAGATGATACCGATGATGAAGGAG GAGATTACGGTCGGCTACAATAGAACCGCCCATCTGCTCTTCCTGTTGCCACTGCTGTTCGTAACGCCGAAGCTGTTCGCGCTCGTCATCTCGTTCATCGAGATGATGCTGCACATGTGGGCCCACCGGAAGAACAGCACTAACGGCAACCCGAACGTCTACTATCGCAGCCCGATGCACGTGGTGACGCGCAACTTTTGCGAGCTGTGCCGCCACGAACGTTTGATGGGCCGGGTCGGAAAGCTGCAGGACGTGCGGATGAAGCAGATGCAAAACTACTTCCGGAAGGTTACGCGAAACATTGCCTAA
- the LOC126561046 gene encoding zinc finger and SCAN domain-containing protein 12-like, which yields MKCVVPGCNTDDNVVSYTSVFYVNLPDDQIVQQQWFSLLEVTDADLMQALSDGEVKVCSCHFAEESFGRHPVHGYRYLPSTALPSILPQRNVPDTPPNPTKESDSGSKETPLDYFFVYLDEPTGIDHVPLDQGPDRTDLDLIDDLNVAEHPTEPVASFEKQAKEDKDVEPIEENDDDELVEEIGIEYANGKYYFLKLDDDHSASEDNDARISEVESNGNDDHEDAVIWRNANEETPTKVTKQEDESTLTHTIPDVDDTDEVDEEFEENRTVISDSESVSDDAKEVHLKDTSIGLLGEEPEQKIIPDDIFVIEPLDAKSKAQDEPEIEQLDRDSTLKDDALSEAEYGSIEALEDTSICSDEDWKQNQQKDKGENRFFCEHCERGFRYKSFKDRHVLIHTREKKYSCGICDKRFSQKINLTIHMRVHTGETVDKKFTCQICQKKCIRMSELQSHMMKHFRQFPHVCPLCTQRYSDATAFYDHFQAQHQQEMTFRELFDVLCENENTMIISGLELPDVEEKDGSFACSVCGKSYRGKTILERHKRKMHVKIFACPHCNRKFPYKSLLAKHLPTHTLEKPYKCPHCTLSYTQRVNLRVHIERKHTELQNYGSENYFETDEDEPGDEKRVKQEQALARIQRYECEVCGKRFTRKPSLMLHLTAHEKCADPVTFDCTECGISLCARISLIRHRARVHGWEGPKDNVLGNLELRNVTIVPTDDNRYVEIEDETDTIVEDYGNEC from the exons ATGAAGTGCGTAGTTCCTGGTTGCAATACAGACGATAACGTCGTCAGTTATACTTCGGTGTTTTACGTAAA CTTACCAGACGATCAAATCGTTCAGCAGCAATGGTTTTCACTGCTGGAAGTAACGGATGCCGATCTGATGCAAGCTCTGTCCGATGGAGAGGTCAAAGTATGCAGCTGCCACTTTGCAGAAGAAAGCTTCGGGCGTCACCCGGTGCACGGGTATCGCTATTTGCCCTCCACGGCGCTACCATCCATACTTCCTCAGCGAAACGTTCCTGACACACCACCAAATCCCACAAAAGAAAGTGATTCTGGTTCAAAGGAAACTCCACTTGATTATTTTTTCGTATATCTTGACGAACCAACTGGCATCGATCATGTACCATTAGACCAGGGTCCGGATAGGACCGACCTTGATCTAATTGACGATTTAAACGTTGCGGAACATCCTACCGAACCTGTTGCTTCTTTTgagaaacaagcaaaagaagataaaGACGTAGAACCGATAGAagaaaacgacgacgacgaactGGTTGAGGAAATCGGTATCGAGTATGCGAATGGAAAATATTACTTTCTCAAGCTGGACGACGACCATTCGGCATCGGAGGATAACGATGCACGTATATCGGAAGTGGAGTCAAATGGGAATGACGATCATGAGGATGCTGTGATATGGAGAAATGCGAATGAAGAAACGCCAACCAAAGTGACCAAGCAAGAGGATGAAAGCACACTAACCCATACTATTCCTGATGTTGACGATACCGATGAAGTTGATGAAGAGTTTGAGGAAAACAGGACAGTTATTAGCGACAGTGAAAGTGTGAGCGATGACGCGAAAGAAGTGCACTTGAAAGATACCAGCATAGGACTGTTGGGAGAAGAACCGGAACAGAAGATCATTCCGGATGATATATTTGTAATTGAACCACTGGACGCAAAGTCTAAAGCACAGGACGAACCGGAAATTGAGCAGCTGGACAGAGATTCGACGCTAAAAGACGATGCATTAAGTGAAGCCGAGTATGGTTCGATTGAGGCACTGGAAGACACGTCGATTTGCAGCGATGAAGACTGGAAACAGAACCAACAAAAGGATAAGGGGGAAAAT CGTTTTTTCTGCGAGCACTGTGAGAGAGGATTTCGGTACAAAAGTTTTAAGGACCGACACGTTTTAATACACACCAGAGAGAAGAAATATAGTTGTGGTATATGCGACAAACG ATTTTCGCAGAAGATAAACCTTACGATTCACATGCGCGTCCACACCGGTGAAACGGTGGACAAGAAGTTTACCTGCCAAATATGTCAGAAAAAGTGCATCCGAATGAGCGAGCTGCAAAGCCATATGATGAAACATTTCCGTCAGTTTCCGCACGTGTGTCCGCTCTGCACGCAACGCTACTCGGACGCGACCGCATTCTACGATCATTTCCAGGCCCAGCATCAGCAGGAAATGACCTTTCGCGAGCTGTTTGATGTGTTGTGCGAGAACGAAAACACGATGATTATTTCGGGCCTGGAACTGCCAGACGTTGAGGAAAAGGATGGATCGTTCGCGTGTTCCGTGTGTGGCAAATCGTACCGGGGAAAGACTATCCTAGAACGTCACAAACGAAAGATGCATGTAAAAATATTCGCCTGTCCACACTGCAATCGTAAATTCCCGTACAAAAGCTTGCTGGCCAAACACTTGCCAACGCACACGCTCGAAAAACCGTACAAATGTCCTCACTGTACTCTTTCCTACACGCAGCGCGTCAATTTACGGGTACACATCGAACGAAAGCATACGGAGCTGCAGAACTACGGTAGCGAAAACTATTTCGAAACCGATGAGGACGAACCCGGTGATGAAAAAAGGGTGAAGCAGGAGCAAGCGCTCGCCAGGATACAGCGGTACGAATGTGAGGTGTGTGGGAAAAGGTTTACTCGTAAACCCTCGTTGATGTTGCACCTGACCGCACACGAAAAGTGTGCCGATCCCGTAACCTTCGACTGTACTGAGTGTGGCATTTCGTTGTGTGCGCGCATATCGCTGATCAGACATCGGGCGCGGGTGCATGGGTGGGAAGGGCCGAAGGACAACGTGCTCGGGAATTTGGAGCTCCGGAAcgttacgatcgtaccgacGGACGATAATCGCTATGTGGAGATCGAAG ACGAAACGGACACGATCGTGGAAGATTACGGAAATGAATGCTAG
- the LOC126562197 gene encoding uncharacterized protein LOC126562197 → MGFSCTLCGLGPRMTVFVIGTITLVFSLLMAGLATTAILAYNCEIDMTDSKETYGLYLFYFRSKECGPVDLRYLGIDVNVPIDFPDTTDAVERTFVFAIVSAALHGALAVTTVLLFGTMCVSCLGRSCVVVGFYPWILAMFLVLALDVTGFVVYLIDFINVMDLDGVIDLLELDDNNIIRQVLGQVDDIYFIAPSLFMWLAFSKAVLFWFMFVVFLAVIISLSMTLWKENKPAPAYNESMQPRQVMHPTSPPANLEESHRSSATRYFDQAPQQQQQQQQMPVLHQQTHDHLARIYPPMPPPNQLQLPHSDPNVRRTVEPLNDAYDSSSFREDSLPYMPAPTVQVQEPAVPMPLHVKQTVDPFTDKRFSYLPGQPAPFSYLAGPPSGNSPRSSVTAPPEVRNQLPWSYFPAADDKKAASKRLTSTLTEEKEFPGEEKQLPTLKGGAFPDDRSSVTTDEGKWSGPEYKY, encoded by the exons ATGGGGTTTAGCTGCACGCTGTGTGGACTCGGTCCACGGATGACCGTGTTCGTAATAGGCACGATCACGCTG GTATTCTCCCTGCTAATGGCTGGCTTAGCTACGACCGCAATACTGGCATACAACTGTGAAATCGACATGACAGACTCGAAGGAAACGTACGGGCtctatttgttttacttccGCT CGAAGGAGTGCGGTCCCGTTGATCTGCGCTATCTGGGCATTGACGTTAACGTTCCGATAGACTTCCCAGATACAACTGATGCTGTTGAGCGAACGTTTGTGTTTGCAATCGTATCTGCTGCACTGCATGGTGCATTGGCCGTTACGACGGTACTACTGTTCG GTACCATGTGTGTCTCATGTCTGGGACGTAGTTGCGTGGTAGTAGGATTCTATCCCTGGATTCTTGCCATGTTCCTTGTCCTAGCGCTGGATGTTACCGGTTTCGTGGTTTATTTGATCGATTTCATCAATGTCATG GATCTCGATGGAGTGATAGACCTGCTGGAACTGGACGATAACAACATCATACGGCAGGTATTGGGACAGGTGGACGACATTTACTTTATCGCGCCTTCCCTCTTTATGTGGCTCGCGTTCAGCAAAGCGGTACTGTTTTGGTTTATGTTTGTCGTTTTCCTGGCCGTCATCATAAGTCTTTCGATGACActgtggaaggaaaacaaaccggCTCCAGCGTACAACGAATCGATGCAACCACGACAAGTCATGCATCCCACCAGCCCACCGGCAAATCTAGAAGAATCCCACCGCTCTTCTGCGACACGTTACTTCGATCAAGctcctcagcagcagcagcaacagcaacagatgcCTGTGCTTCATCAGCAAACGCACGACCATTTGGCACGAATTTATCCACCGATGCCACCACCAAATCAGCTTCAACTGCCACACTCCGATCCGAACGTGCGACGCACGGTGGAACCGTTAAATGATGCGTACGATtccagtagcttccgggaggACAGTTTACCGTACATGCCAGCACCAACGGTTCAGGTTCAGGAGCCGGCCGTCCCGATGCCGCTGCACGTGAAGCAAACGGTCGATCCATTCACCGACAAACGCTTCTCGTATCTACCAGGACAACCGGCACCATTCTCGTACCTTGCCGGGCCACCGTCGGGCAACAGTCCGCGAAGCTCGGTAACGGCACCACCGGAAGTGCGCAATCAGCTGCCCTGGTCTTACTTCCCAGCAGCGGACGACAAGAAGGCTGCCAGCAAACGGTTAACGTCCACGCTAACGGAGGAGAAAGAATTCCCTGGCGAGGAGAAACAACTACCGACGCTCAAGGGTGGAGCGTTTCCCGACGATCGATCCAGCGTAACAACGGATGAAGGAA AGTGGAGTGGACCTGAGTACAAATACTAG